Proteins encoded within one genomic window of Anopheles gambiae chromosome 3, idAnoGambNW_F1_1, whole genome shotgun sequence:
- the LOC1278063 gene encoding uncharacterized protein LOC1278063 isoform X4, which translates to MKRGRTEEIQFGQPRVQPPTGQQRIITTTQPHNVASSTGTTIQYQIPPNVIKTATPPDSVNSVTNLSTQQQQQQQGTQLVAPQQATSVQYTTTYNTTLGSNLVKTQQTTNPQQQQIHVVNASNQVRGPTHKSTVVNATAVATNAGTANSNSSVVSSGGVTAGGGQQVITTSMSPGVLPGGGGGAAQGPPPPPPQGQAQLQRLKVEDALSYLDQVKFRFGNQPQVYNDFLDIMKEFKSQSIDTPGVIQRVSNLFRGHPELIVGFNTFLPPGYKIEVQANDQGCYLFQVSVSVPPTASSGASVAPQPSPHKYNTIFQGGGQIATGGPGSGAGGTTVVTASSVGNASGTTGAVNLMAYGGGHAATAAPGASVPIHGGTPLQQPTGGTAGGNASPATAQNAQTLTATTTTTGGASGPQVAQNFSSRSDHHRERTISTGSVASNASLPTGVTASTASSTTVVSAVDATTGGGSAGATVVTGQATPSNIHRILTQQIISQQQQQQGTGAAGAGMVPAGMVTAPTQVQHHQQTTMQQVQPPPEAQTATVTTTVVPTPTATANQPVEFNHAITYVNKIKNRFHTQPEKYKRFLEILHTYQKEQKTYKEGAQSGCMTSAKQLTEAEVYTQVAQLFDNQEDLLREFGQFLPDATSHHNQAAMQQHHLASGKNNSHNLVVNASMHDHQHQQQQQQQQQQQQQQQQQQQPQQQQLGVPAGTAGIVGLGSGASGPAVHGGGGGGKKLGNSNLAGVGSGAGMANLKVYNSMQPANMGRLQQERDFSTMGTDGISIHGSGVGGGMPPGSTISVSSGAIRTAGGNIVGTAAVMLEKDRNHMGGVGSGPGSGGVGGVGGGGMNAKYIHGASIATMNATGAMVGGSVLPPGAGPNVVPSVMANLVSANVGGGGSGGGINAIKRSPSYAAGQIGLVGPGGPAGHGNNMSSSRDRGDGSGPPPIKRHKPICRDVSLAEASKYGTLNDYAFFDKVRKALRSPDVYEDFLRCLTLYNQEIVSKMELQTLVSPFLNRFPDLLKWFQDFLGPSTGVGGGAANDCIPLTAAAAAAARQDRDRTQSELAADVDLSTCKRLGASYCALPKSHEGVKCSGRTNLCRDVLNDTWVSFPTWAEDSTFVTSRKTQYEEFIYRCEDERFELDVVIETNSATIRVLEGVQKKLTRMSQDEVSRFRLDDCLGGTSTTIHQRALRRIYGDKAADIIQGLKKNPSVAVPVVLRRMKAKEEEWREAQKSFNKQWREQNEKYYLKSLDHQGINFKQTDIKALRSKSLFNEIETLFDERHEQNDDAAAVPQASGPHMTIPYKDKTILEDAANLLIHHVKRQTGIQKQEKARIKHILRQFVPDLFFAPRQQLSEDEREEDDKDTEMEQDEEVSSAGKSSSSGKKSSSNVPSFSGSNSTSNCNPSSNASGAATSTDTSATSTSVSEGTGKDGEGGNGGASKTVSMSSTSADLQSATSSSTTVTSSGAEASRTKEDGNGSSNTASGNDDSSTDKSTTIKIEIKEESDASMMQDPASASSGTTGQQPMSPPLPPHAVSKHIEEAYTLFFTNNSWYLFLRLHAILCERLRSIYERAQIIAAEERAYESTRNNSTATALRLKPKSEIRIEEYYNIFLDMLKNLLDGNMESSSYEDTLREMFGIHAYIAFTLDRVVQNAVRQLQHCVTERGALECVELFQAEQRRGGAGGLCRTANRRIAAELAYQRKAEAALQDENCFKIYIYKIDCRVTIELLDTESDDTANNFASTQAYGSYVNRLSNPAATGTGSDSGGGGGGGGGGSGGGGGGVGSGGGSVAAANAAASGSSVTGGASGAGGVGNSGGGSGVAETGASVNSSSGSSSGGNNNHNSTPAGTTNSSSSSSSNNSAAGGSTGNAEVKTETPDVELKPQQLVGSTRMPVFLSRNARHSRKHTVGKISVNIEGNPATLKELQAGDAGEEISPNSSKAAKASDANSSSSSFSSSSTSNGSKQQQSHSNVGGAEGEKQRALNESTSEATGATGGKVKFSQQEESGATTGKGETNPSSSPAAAAAAASATRDSCGNGGKAASSGNNNNLNNINNNNSICSTNKQLDNPLWFGGSGVKKAPPPERLPCMNGADRNLLYIDDSEQMKVNRTFKTNQVQKKNFTMYRPGALTRARKSHCRVTTRMNQRFKKVVDTWLDQHVTASQRAMCVDWLLGKRQDLMKNTTSVIVQDNGLSRTPYAPYNRYKVDQIEMMME; encoded by the exons ATGAAGCGCGGGAGAACGGAAGAGATACAATTCGGGCAACCGCGGGTTCAGCCTCCGACGGGACAGCAGCGCATTATCACGACAACGCAACCGCACAATGTGGCCAGCAGCACTGGCACGACCATACAGTACCAGATTCCGCCGAATGTCATAAAGACGGCCACGCCGCCCGATTCAGTCAATTCCGTGACTAATCTGagcacccagcagcagcagcaacagcaagggACCCAGCTGGTCGCACCACAGCAGGCCACCAGTGTCCAGTACACAACCA CTTATAACACCACACTTGGAAGCAATTTGGTAAAAACCCAGCAAACAACGaatccacagcagcagcaaatccaCGTGGTGAACGCGTCGAATCAAGTGCGCGGCCCAACCCACAAAAGCACCGTGGTTAATGCCACGGCCGTCGCGACGAACGCGGGCACGGCAAACAGTAACAGTTCCGTAGTAAGCAGCGGCGGTGTAACCGCAGGAGGAGGACAGCAAGTTATAACGACCAGCATGTCGCCAGGCGTCCTGCCAGGAGGAGGCGGTGGTGCGGCACAGGGCCCGCCACCTCCTCCGCCCCAGGGGCAGGCCCAGCTGCAGCGGTTGAAGGTGGAGGACGCGCTCAGCTATCTCGACCAGGTGAAGTTCCGCTTTGGCAATCAGCCCCAGGTGTACAATGATTTCCTCGACATCATGAAAGAGTTCAAATCGCAAAGTATCGACACGCCCGGCGTCATCCAGCGAGTGTCCAACCTGTTCCGGGGTCATCCGGAGCTGATCGTTGGATTCAACACGTTCCTGCCGCCGGGATACAAGATCGAGGTGCAGGCGAACGACCAAGGCTGCTACCTGTTCCAGGTGTCCGTGTCGGTGCCGCCGACGGCATCGTCCGGTGCGTCCGTAGCGCCGCAACCCTCACCGCACAAGTACAACACGATCTTTCAGGGCGGCGGTCAGATAGCGACCGGTGGGCCCGGAAGTGGGGCGGGCGGAACGACCGTTGTAACAGCGAGCTCGGTCGGGAACGCTTCCGGCACGACCGGAGCCGTAAATCTCATGGCCTACGGCGGTGGGCATGCGGCCACCGCAGCGCCAGGCGCTAGCGTTCCCATTCACGGTGGCACTCCGTTGCAACAGCCGACGGGTGGCACGGCGGGAGGTAACGCTAGCCCGGCGACGGCACAGAACGCGCAAACATTAACGGCCACCACGACTACGACCGGGGGAGCATCCGGGCCGCAGGTGGCGCAGAATTTCTCCTCGCGCAGTGACCATCACCGCGAACGGACGATATCCACCGGTTCGGTCGCCAGCAATGCCAGCCTGCCGACGGGCGTTACCGCCTCTACGGCGTCGTCCACTACAGTGGTGTCGGCGGTAGACGCTACGACCGGCGGAGGATCAGCCGGCGCAACGGTTGTGACGGGCCAGGCAACGCCGTCCAACATACATCGGATATTAACGCAGCAGATTATctcgcaacagcaacagcagcagggaaCGGGAGCTGCCGGGGCAGGGATGGTGCCGGCGGGCATGGTGACCGCACCGacacaggtgcagcaccaccagcagacGACGATGCAGCAGGTGCAGCCGCCGCCGGAGGCGCAGACGGCGACCGTCACGACGACGGTGGTGCCGACGCCCACGGCCACCGCTAACCAGCCGGTCGAGTTCAATCATGCCATTACGTACGtgaacaaaatcaaaaaccGATTCCACACGCAGCCAGAAAAGTACAAACGCTTCCTCGAGATTCTGCACACCTACCAGAAGGAGCAGAAAACGTACAAGGAGGGAGCCCAGAGCGGTTGCATGACGAGCGCGAAGCAGCTGACCGAGGCGGAGGTGTACACCCAGGTGGCGCAGCTGTTCGACAATCAGGAGGATCTGCTGCGAGAGTTTGGGCAATTCCTGCCCGACGCGACCAGCCACCACAACCAGGCGGccatgcagcagcaccacctgGCCTCGGGCAAGAACAATTCGCATAATTTGGTGGTGAACGCCTCGATGCACGACcaccagcatcaacagcagcagcaacagcagcaacaacagcaacagcagcagcaacaacagcagcagccgcagcagcagcagttgggaGTGCCAGCCGGCACGGCGGGTATCGTTGGTCTAGGGAGCGGTGCTTCCGGGCCAGCGGTgcacggtggtggcggcggtggcaaaAAGCTGGGCAATTCCAACTTGGCAGGCGTGGGTAGTGGTGCAGGAATGGCCAACTTGAAGGTGTACAACAGTATGCAGCCGGCTAACATGGGTCGTCTGCAGCAAGAGCGCGACTTTTCGACAATGGGCACCGATGGCATCAGCATCCATGGGTCGGGAGTCGGTGGAGGTATGCCGCCGGGCAGCACCATCTCCGTGAGCAGTGGTGCCATTCGGACTGCCGGCGGCAACATTGTCGGTACCGCCGCGGTCATGCTGGAAAAGGATCGCAATCACATGGGCGGCGTTGGCAGTGGACCCGGCAGTGGTGGGGTGGGCGGTGTCGGCGGAGGTGGAATGAATGCGAAGTACATTCATGGTGCATCGATCGCCACGATGAATGCCACTGGTGCCATGGTAGGCGGAAGCGTACTGCCACCCGGAGCCGGCCCCAACGTAGTGCCGAGCGTGATGGCAAACCTAGTGTCGGCGAATGTTGGAGGAGGTGGTAGCGGCGGTGGTATAAACGCGATCAAACGATCGCCTTCGTACGCAGCGGGCCAGATCGGGCTGGTGGGTCCGGGCGGCCCGGCTGGCCACGGTAACAACATGAGCTCGTCGCGCGATCGTGGCGACGGCAGCGGCCCGCCGCCGATCAAGCGGCACAAGCCCATCTGCAGGGACGTGTCGCTGGCAGAAGCGTCCAAGTACGGCACGCTGAACGATTACGCGTTCTTCGACAAGGTCCGCAAAGCGCTGCGCAGTCCGGACGTGTACGAAGACTTCCTGCGCTGCCTGACGCTCTACAACCAGGAGATCGTGTCGAAGATGGAGCTACAGACGCTGGTTTCGCCGTTCCTGAACCGGTTTCCCGATCTGCTAAAGTGGTTCCAGGACTTCCTCGGCCCGTCCACCGGGGTCGGTGGTGGGGCGGCGAACGATTGCATACCGCTCACGGCAGCGGCTGCGGCCGCCGCCCGCCAGGATCGCGATCGCACGCAGAGCGAGCTGGCCGCGGATGTCGATTTGTCGACGTGCAAGCGGCTCGGTGCGAGCTACTGCGCGCTGCCCAAATCTCACGAAGGTGTGAAGTGCTCCGGCCGAACGAACCTCTGCCGGGACGTGCTAAACGACACGTGGGTGTCCTTCCCGACCTGGGCCGAAGACTCCACGTTCGTGACGTCGCGCAAGACGCAGTACGAGGAGTTCATTTACCGGTGTGAGGATGAGCGCTTCGAGCTGGATGTGGTCATCGAGACGAACAGTGCCACGATTCGCGTGCTGGAAGGCGTGCAGAAGAAGCTGACGCGCATGTCGCAGGATGAAGTGAGCCGGTTCCGATTGGACGACTGTCTGGGCGGAACGTCAACCACGATACACCAGCGCGCTCTGAGGCGCATCTATGGCGATAAGGCGGCGGATATCATACAGGGGCTGAAGAAGAACCCATCGGTGGCCGTACCGGTCGTGTTGCGACGCATGAAAGCCAAGGAGGAAGAATGGCGAGAAGCACAGAAG AGTTTCAACAAACAATGGCGAGAGCAAAACGAAAAGTACTACCTGAAATCCTTGGACCACCAGGGTATCAACTTCAAGCAGACCGACATTAAAGCCCTCCGATCGAAAAGTTTGTTCAATGAAATTGAGACACTTTTTGATGAG CGCCATGAGCAGAACGACGATGCAGCGGCCGTCCCGCAGGCCAGTGGGCCTCATATGACCATACCATACAAAGACAAGACAATACTGGAAGATGCTGCAAACCTGCTGATACACCACGTGAAACGGCAGACGGGCATCCAAAAGCAGGAGAAAGCCCGGATAAAGCACATCCTGCGGCAGTTTGTGCCGGATCTATTTTTCGCTCCTCGTCAGCAGCTCAGTGAAGACGAGCGAGAAGAGG ATGATAAAGATACGGAGATGGAACAAGACGAGGAGGTTAGCAGCGCTGGCAAATCGTCTAGCAGTGGTAAAAAATCGTCCAGCAATGTCCCGAGCTTTTCTGGTAGCAATTCAACTAGCAATTGCAATCCATCCAGTAATGCTTCGGGCGCGGCTACCTCCACCGATACGTCAGCGACCAGCACGAGTGTATCGGAAGGAACCGGCAAGGATGGGGAAGGTGGCAACGGTGGTGCATCGAAAACAGTCTCAATGTCTTCAACCTCCGCTGATCTGCAATCGGCTACTTCCTCATCCACGACGGTGACTTCATCTGGCGCCGAAGCCTCCCGAACGAAGGAAGACGGCAATGGAAGCAGCAACACCGCAAGCGGAAACGACGACAGCTCCACGGATAAGTCGACGACAATAAAGATAGAAATTAAAGAAGAAAGCGATGCATCTATGATGCAGGATCCGGCTTCCGCGAGCTCTGGAACCACCGGGCAGCAGCCGATGAGCCCTCCGTTACCACCGCACGCCGTCAGCAAACATATC GAGGAAGCATATACGCTATTCTTCACGAACAACAGCTGGTACCTGTTCCTGCGGTTGCACGCGATACTGTGCGAACGTTTGCGTTCGATCTACGAGCGCGCTCAGATAATCGCGGCAGAGGAGCGTGCATACGAGAGCACCCGGAACAACAGTACCGCCACCGCGTTACGGTTAAAGCCGAAGAGTGAAATCCGTATCGAGGAGTACTACAACATTTTCCTGGACATGTTGAAAAACCTGCTCGATGGCAATATGGAATCGAGCAGCTACGAAGACACACTACGGGAAATGTTTGGCATTCACGCCTATATTGCATTTACACTCGATCGG GTTGTACAAAACGCGGTACGACAGTTACAACACTGCGTCACGGAACGGGGAGCACTGGAGTGTGTAGAATTGTTCCAGGCCGAGCAAAGACGGGGTGGTGCCGGTGGCCTGTGCCGGACAGCTAACCGGCGGATCGCGGCCGAGCTGGCATATCAGCGGAAGGCAGAAGCTGCACTGCAGGatgaaaattgtttcaaaatcTACATC TACAAAATCGATTGCCGGGTTACAATCGAGCTGCTGGACACCGAGTCGGACGACACGGCAAACAACTTCGCCAGCACGCAAGCCTACGGCTCCTACGTCAATCGTCTCTCAAACCCAGCCGCCACTGGTACCGGAAGTGATAGTGGtggaggcggtggtggtggtggtggtggcagtggtggaggtggtggtggcgtaggtagtggtggtggaagtgttgctgctgcaaacgCCGCAGCTAGTGGAAGTAGTGTCACCGGTGGTGCaagtggtgctggtggtgttggtaATAGTGGTGGTGGAAGTGGTGTGGCGGAAACTGGTGCATCGGTGAACTCGAGTAGCggcagtagtagtggtggaaACAATAATCACAACAGCACACCCGCCGGAACAAcaaacagtagcagcagcagcagcagcaacaacagtgcCGCTGGTGGAAGCACTGGAAATGCTGAGGTTAAAACGGAAACTCCCGACGTCGAGCTG AAACCGCAGCAATTAGTGGGCTCTACGCGTATGCCCGTATTCCTATCCCGCAATGCAAGGCACAGCCGAAAGCACACAGTGGGGAAAATTTCGGTCAACATCGAGGGAAATCCGGCAACGCTGAAGGAGCTGCAGGCGGGCGATGCTGGAGAAGAAATTtcccccaacagcagcaaagccGCGAAAGCTTCTGATGCAaattcctcctcctcctccttctcctcttcctcgaCGAGTAATGGgtcgaagcagcagcagtcacaTTCGAATGTTGGCGGCGCGGAGGGTGAAAAACAACGTGCCCTAAACGAATCAACCAGTGAAGCTACCGGTGCTACCGGAGGAAAAGTAAAGTTCTCCCAGCAAGAAGAAAGTGGTGCGACCACTGGGAAAGGAGAAACGAATCCTTCATcttctcctgctgctgctgctgctgctgcttcggcaACGAGGGATAGCTGTGGAAATGGCGGAAAAGCTGCTAGCAGtggcaacaataacaatctaAACAAcatcaataacaataacagcaTTTGCAGCACCAACAAACAGCTAGACAATCCGCTCTGGTTCGGCGGTAGTGGCGTGAAGAAGGCTCCACCACCCGAAAGGCTGCCGTGTATGAATGGTGCGGATCGCAATCTGCTCTACATCGATGATAGCGAGCAGATGAAAGTGAACCGTACCTTCAAGACGAACCAGGTGCAGAAGAAGAACTTCACGATGTATCGGCCTGGAGCACTGACACGCGCAAGAAAG AGCCACTGTCGCGTTACTACACGGATGAACCAAAGGTTTAAGAAGGTGGTGGATACGTGGCTGGATCAGCATGTAACCGCTTCCCAGCGGGCAATGTGTGTTGATTGGTTGCTCGGTAAGCGGCAGGACCTCATGAAGAACAcaacctccgttatcgttcaAGACAATGGATTGAGCCGTACTCCGTACGCGCCTTACAATAGGTATAAGGTAGATCAAATAGAGATGATGATGGAGTAG